TTCACTTTGAATAATCTCTTTTAATGTTCCTAACCCTGTTCCCAGAATAATCCCTACTGAAGGTTGTGTAGATGTAGATTTGCGAATTACATCAACGGATTCTTGAATTTGCTCTCGTAACATTTTCATGTTCTTCTCTCCACAGTTTATTTTTTATGTTTAAGCTCATTACATTTCTGGACAAATTGTAATTTAAATTCATCGGGTATTTCTAATAATTTTATTTTGCTGGTTAAACCTTGCACAATTTGAATTTCTTTTTTATTTATTTTCAACCAATCTGAAATTATATTTATCAATTTTTCGTTGGCTTTTCCTTTTTCAGGAGGAGCGTTTACATGAATATGTAAAGAGCCGTCTTCTTTTATTTTGATAGAGTCCGAATGAGCATTGGGCGATATGTGAACTTTAA
This is a stretch of genomic DNA from Candidatus Hydrogenedens sp.. It encodes these proteins:
- a CDS encoding DUF167 domain-containing protein — protein: MKTHSTYKFKVHISPNAHSDSIKIKEDGSLHIHVNAPPEKGKANEKLINIISDWLKINKKEIQIVQGLTSKIKLLEIPDEFKLQFVQKCNELKHKK